The stretch of DNA GAGGTGAAGACCACTGATTTGGAAAAAACAGACAGATGAAATAGATATAgactttattaaatttaaatatatcccATTCAtgccacaaaagaaaaagattgccATTCGTGAAATACAACACTGGAAGTCTTTTTGAGCAGTTTGCTATCTTTTCGTTGTGGGAAAGATAACGTTGAACTATTGAACCATGAAAATAACAATCATAGTTAAACCAGACCAAaccaaactgttttcctgagGTTACCCACCAATTGTCTCAGGAGACACATTGTTTTATATTGTGTAGTGATTAAAGCTGCACACTCTACAACTAAAGTTCTGAATTTTACTCACTTGAGGACTGGGAAAGTCATTTAAATTCTCTGCCCCTTGTGGGGGAAAACTATGGAGAAAAACAACTGGTGACTTACTTTATGGGGACAGTGAAAAGACTAAGTTCCGtttatttacatatgtaaagGATTTAGAACATTGCCTATTACAACAAAGTATAATTTACTATAACACTTTATGTTTAATTACCATCCTATAGACACATAGAATAAATAAGTTTCTAAGGATgttgaagaaaaaaggaaagatctGCTGAAGTTTGTCCCTTGGACAAAGGTGAAAAGACttaataataatatctgtatgcTATCTGTACTTTATAATTTTTCGATAATGAGCAGATATTCaactataatcagaaaaataaaaccatatttttaacttttaaagaatagCTGTTATAATTCTGGGCTACTGATTATCTCAAGAAAACAGTGTTTCCAACTGAGGATCCCAGAAAGATAAAGATAACAGCGATAGTATCTATACAAATTCTCAATTATTGCCAAGCTACTCATAGTGTTTGAGGTTTACATCACCTGGCATTTCctactcatttaaaaaacttaaattccCTGTTCTTTTTCTCAGGATTATATTGATGGTGacggaaaaaaataaagacaaatcttTACTTTAACCCAGTCATTCATAATCTTTTCTAATAAACCagaaatctttaattttattaacattttgtaGTTGAAAATACTAAAACTAGGATTATAAAATTACCCAACAATTAAACTAGGACAACGAAAAAATGcattcttagttttctgtttaaaaagtacacaaattTTATGTTGCATGGAGGTTTCTTctattttcacaaaaaaaatttcttttcacaAGTATTTTATTCCCAGGAGAATTTCAGCTTAGAGATATGGAAAAAGCAATTTAtggtttacttatttaaaaatgacatggcAAATTATATGTACTAGTGTTTTACAAATGTTAACACATTTACTTATCAAAGCCACCTGTTGAAGTAGAGAGcaccatttttctccattttacacatgaaaacTGAAAGCAGGGACAGGTTCACTGTCATCTGTTGGTATTGGGAGAACCAGAATTCCTGCCCTGACTCTGGGACCTCCTGGCACCTCTACagcatcccctccctcctcttgttCCTCTCTGCACACCTTCCCAGGTCACATTCCCACAACTTTCACTGATCTGCATCCACAATCACATCTAAACCATCTGAAACCTACAAGCAATCCAAGAAACGACATTAAAATTGAGGGTAAAAAAGGAGCTACTGTATGACCGAGGTTCAAATTAACAGCCTGAAATGTCTTACCAGAAATCACTGACACCAAAATATGACTACAATTATTTCCCTAGAGACACAATAATTGTCTGACCTGAAGGGAGGACAGTCTGTGTAATATGGGAGCAAAATGAGATTTGTGAACATAAAATCACTAAAATGGGATTAGCTCTGATCTCTGTGGCTCAATTGATTCAACTGGTTGAGCCTTGTTCTACCAAGTGAAGGACCCTGTTTGACTCCCCTCagaggaacatgcctgggttgcgattAGGGCCTGGTCCAGCACTTGTGAAagacaaccaatccatgtttctcactcacacctgtgtttctctccctctctttctccttatcttccagcttctataaataaacatataaaatcgaaagaaagaaagaaagaaagaaagaaagaaagaaagaaagaaagaaagaaagaaaagaaaaagaaagatgaaataatttgTCATTTAAGCCACTTCACCAGAACACGTTTTTGTTGCTTAGAGAGCAAATGGTGCTAGTCACATAGACAGCATCTCCTCATTCCTATGACTTTTTTTGTGGGGGACAAGGGGCGGGGTCAGGACAAACTACAGCCTGTGGACCCCTTGAGCCCAGTGCAGCCTTCCTTCCCCCCAACAGCGCCAAAGTGACCACCAGCCCCTACTTCCTGTTTGCATCAGGGCCCTCTGCACCCAGGAGGTAGCGCTCATGGACCACTAGAGCTCGGGAAGTTCCAGAATTTCACAGAGGAAGGAAGCTGCACAGGATTAGGACACTGTGTCCTTGATTAGACCCTGAATTAAACTTTTGACACTCCTCATCCCCTCTCTCCTGATAGGACACAAAGTGTGATTTACAACGAGGAGAACATTTTGTGTGAAATCGGAGATGGCAGGTGTATTTGAGAGTGTCTGTATGCAGAGGTAACTCATCAAGCCAGGGACATTTCTGTAATAAATGGTAAAACAATCGTCTCCATAATTCCCCAAACGTGCGTGCGCACGCGCgtgaggaaacacacacacacacacacacacacacacacacacacttccccgAATCCTTACAAATAACTCCCGTCTTAGTGCCTGTCTCAAATGACACCCTTCTTAAGCTAGGCGCACCCCGACCCTTGGGGATTTGGGCGGAAAGAGATCAACCCAGACTCCGCCGCATCACGCTGGAGGCCAGCCCCAGTGACAAGGGCGGACACCACACCCCTCCACCTCCACGTCACTCCACGCCCCACCCTCCAACCTCCCTGTCACCACTGGTGAGCCCGACAGCGCCGTCATTCCTAACCCCAGAACGACCCTCAGGTGCGGGAATTTCCCGGGCTCCGGGTCTGTGAAATTTCCTCCCCAACCATGGATAAAAGGGGTTCGTCCGTCTCCGGGAGCCACAGATCGCTCTCAGCCAGCTCTCTTGCCAGCTCTTGCGCTCCAGGCACCGCCGCCCAGACCCACCGAGCTCAGCACCATGGCCCGCAACCCGACCTCCGCTGTCATCCGCGTCCCTGGACTCCTCCGGGCCGcactcctgctcctgctcctggtcACCTCCTGCCGGCACGCTGCAGGTGAGACTCCGAGCCCTGGGATCCCAAAGGCGGAACCAGGGACGACCGGTGGGCGCCCGTGGGGACAGCTCCCTTCACCGAGTCTGTTGTCCCCACAGGGGCTCCCGTGGCCAATGAACTTCGCTGCCAATGCTTGAAGACGTCTCAGGGAATTCACCCCAAGCACATCCAGAGTGTGAAGGTGACAGTCCCAGGAGCCTCCTGCGACCAAACCGAAGTCGTGTAAGTGTTTCCTTCACGGTTCAGATGCTTCCAGCCTGACCCGCATCCTGCCCACTTGTCTCACCTgcattctcccttctctctgcagagCCACGCTCAAGAATGGACAGGCAGTTTGTCTCAACCCTGAAGCCCCCGTGGTTAAGAAAATGATTGAAAAGATACTAAACAAGTGAGTTATGTGACTATAAAGTCATTGGTGACAGACACTGGCGTCTGTCTCCTGAAAATTGTATCAGGGAAACCCAGGGGTTAGCTGAGGTTTGAAAATCATTATGATTCCACAATTAGATCTGGCACCCAAGCCAATACTGTGCTCTGGTGCCAGGGGACCTTTTCAGGGCTCTCCATCCCTATTCACATCAGTGTGAGTAACTATGTCttccgaaaaaaaaaaaaaacctgtatgtAGTCACTGGTGCTAAATTGCCTGCCACTCATTAAGAAACAAGCACTGTTTACCTCAATTCCTCATTGGCTTTGGACCTGAAAAGTGGAATCCCTGGTTTGGACCAGTGTGGGTCTGGGAAGTTTAGGGTGAAAGGCAATCCCTAGAAAGCAACACCACCCTCAGATCAAGTGgaggaatgttttcttttttcatccctttaagTTTCAGCAAAAGCGAGTAGAAATATACTACCTATCCCATGTATTGTATGGGAATTAAGTGAGGTCATGCATGTAACTTTACAGTCCAGTGTGACAAAAGAGAGTCCACAGTGGCACTTCTCTCCATGAAAGAGCCAGCCAGCTCTCTGCTGTGCAGGGGAGAAGGTACAGTGGGGCCTTCTCCTGACCCAGGGTTGGGCCACAGCCTGCATGCAGGGAGAAAGCCCTCCAGCTTCAGGGGCCAGTGGCAGAGGAGAGCAGCTTTCCCTAACACCTCTGACAGTAACCCTTTCTCCCCCTAGGGGCAGCACCAACTGACCTAGAGAGAAGCAGCTCCTGGTGTTGGCTCCTGAAAGGAGGTCCCTGCCCTGAGGGGACTGAAAATGAAGAAGGGACCCATGACTCCCTGCTACAGACACAAAGGGACTACTGTGCTTGACGTTTTTATTGATCTGAGgtctatttatttatctgtgtatttatttttgaaagcctGTGTTTTAACATTGTACATGTTAGTATTTAAAAGTGTGAATGTGTTTAATTGAACGCAACTTAGTTCTGATTGTTATTTATTTGAAGATGATGGATTTTAAGTGTCCCATTAAACTAATGTTTATTGGGAGACCATTAAGTGCCAGATAGAGATGGAGGAGGAGCTATGGGGGAGGGGAGTCTAAGCAATTGGACAATGAAATCACTTACTAGGGTCAGGGAAAGTGTGTGCACATCTACTTTTGTACTTGTTTAGaagaatgttatttattatttattgaaactGTTTCGCATTATGTGGTCAACATTTTTCTGTTGAAGCTTCCCTTGGACATTTTATGTCTTGCTTGTAAGGCATAATGCCTTGTTTAATGCTCATTTTGCCAtgatttctttgtcttagaaCAGAGAAGGTAAAACTACtgttacattttttacaaatgacatgaaaataaaagtgttgcAAAATATAACATGTTTAGATTGTTTTATTCTTCTCGCTCCCTCCTTTCTGCGGGATGCCTAGCATGTTATACAGGTAGATTTTAGGAGGGAGGGCCCCAAAACCCCTGGAATTATCCTCTGGAGAGCAGGCCCCTGGTAGTTCAGGcctcccccactaggtgagtgttagGACCCCAtggtatcagtgtaccagctcaCCTGGCTGTGAGAAGCTgccttcagcttcagtgaattattCTTTGAAGACTCTGTCAACCGgtttgcccacttcatgatggcTGACTTACAAGCACACCTGACCAATAAGGGTTGACCCCAtgtcccaccttccctattcacttGATCTTACCCCACAGGAACCACTTCTTAGTCTTTTCCCAGATGAAGTATgttctcaaaggaaaatgttttgccatgtggaagaggt from Phyllostomus discolor isolate MPI-MPIP mPhyDis1 chromosome 1, mPhyDis1.pri.v3, whole genome shotgun sequence encodes:
- the LOC114492883 gene encoding growth-regulated protein homolog isoform X3, which translates into the protein MKCSSGNFPGPGAASFAPLMWIKRVRPPPGATDRAQPALPLALALQAPPPRPTELSTMARNPTSAVIRVPGLLRAALLLLLLVTSCRHAAGAPVANELRCQCLKTSQGIHPKHIQSVKVTVPGASCDQTEVVATLKNGQAVCLNPEAPVVKKMIEKILNKGSTN